In Campylobacter vulpis, a genomic segment contains:
- a CDS encoding Bax inhibitor-1/YccA family protein, translating to MSLYDRDYSKSSTFENTRSSELSVFIKQTYQLFAASLLAATAGAYIGIFALAQFFVQSQITFWILFAVELGLLFGLMYKKREAPLNLILLFAFTFVSGLTLTPLLISVLALPAGGVIVAQAFALTTVAFGGLSIFAMNTKKDFTMMGKALFIVLIVVVAASLLNLFFQSSLLNLAVSAVAAILFSFYILYDTQNIIRGNYETPIEGAVALYLDFVNLFVSLLNILRSFNSR from the coding sequence ATGAGTCTTTATGATAGAGATTATTCTAAATCTAGCACATTTGAAAACACTCGTTCAAGCGAATTAAGCGTTTTTATTAAGCAAACTTACCAGCTTTTTGCCGCTTCACTTTTGGCAGCGACAGCGGGTGCTTATATAGGAATTTTTGCTTTAGCACAATTTTTTGTGCAGTCTCAAATCACATTTTGGATTCTTTTTGCAGTTGAGTTAGGTTTGCTTTTCGGCTTAATGTATAAGAAAAGAGAAGCTCCGCTTAATCTCATCTTGCTTTTTGCTTTTACTTTTGTTTCAGGACTTACGCTCACGCCTTTACTGATTTCTGTTTTGGCATTACCAGCGGGTGGAGTGATTGTAGCACAGGCTTTTGCTTTGACAACAGTGGCTTTTGGAGGGCTTAGCATTTTTGCGATGAATACTAAAAAAGACTTTACGATGATGGGTAAGGCTTTATTTATTGTTTTAATTGTCGTTGTGGCGGCATCTTTGCTTAATCTTTTCTTTCAAAGTAGTCTTTTAAATTTAGCAGTTTCTGCTGTAGCGGCGATACTCTTTTCATTTTATATCCTCTATGATACACAAAATATCATACGCGGAAATTATGAAACGCCTATTGAGGGTGCAGTGGCACTTTATCTTGACTTTGTCAATCTTTTTGTATCTTTACTTAACATCTTAAGAAGTTTTAATAGTCGATAA
- the secG gene encoding preprotein translocase subunit SecG — protein sequence MMTLLIVLQFVIVVVICIAVLLQKSSSIGLGAYSGSNESLFGAKGPAGFLAKFTFIMGLLLIANTIALGYLYNSSNKNSLAEKVQIDSNTTLPNLPAAIPSAPSAPQLPNEVNSSK from the coding sequence ATGATGACTCTTTTAATTGTTTTACAATTTGTGATTGTTGTGGTGATTTGTATCGCTGTGTTGCTCCAAAAAAGCTCAAGTATAGGTCTTGGTGCGTATAGTGGAAGTAATGAAAGCCTTTTTGGTGCGAAAGGTCCTGCGGGATTTTTAGCCAAATTTACCTTTATAATGGGACTTTTACTCATAGCAAACACCATAGCTCTAGGCTATCTTTATAATAGTTCTAATAAAAATTCCTTAGCAGAAAAAGTGCAAATCGACTCTAATACAACTTTACCTAATTTACCAGCAGCTATACCTAGTGCGCCAAGCGCTCCACAGCTTCCAAACGAAGTCAATTCAAGCAAATAA